One Anaerolineales bacterium DNA segment encodes these proteins:
- a CDS encoding glycosyltransferase family 4 protein produces the protein MKLTRLLVDAGNKVLVLPMMEKIGRRYSWEILPSKQIQVAPPLQTPVFSDIFWLPLAFLRSNSLSGGLQSILYSMMSLVGLRRAVQFFQPDVIHNHLANDPFPVMSRALGIQIPLVFTHHHYETAQELKTYRRVIFPSMAMMETAVKESGYPENQARRVLNPVHSVFLSGDVPSDEERSGILFVGTIYLRKGIDLLIDAYRLEKKLHAVPLHVCGSGKDLPLVEKAIREEKFPILYEGQLSQEEISQRMRRVRLVVLPSRLESFPGVLSEAVCCGTPIVGWGPTVLELDRLLGMPTGIPFDGRTETSQILSQKILSAWNGDICHTKNRRMLAEAARASFSDAEFLKGNMSVYRELVP, from the coding sequence TTGAAACTTACACGTCTCCTCGTGGATGCAGGAAACAAAGTCCTGGTGCTGCCGATGATGGAAAAAATCGGACGCCGGTACTCCTGGGAGATTTTACCCAGCAAGCAGATTCAGGTCGCTCCTCCGCTTCAAACGCCCGTCTTTTCCGATATCTTTTGGCTGCCCCTTGCTTTTCTAAGGTCGAATTCGCTCTCCGGAGGGCTGCAGTCGATACTCTACAGCATGATGTCGTTGGTCGGATTGCGCCGAGCCGTTCAATTCTTCCAACCCGACGTGATCCATAACCATTTAGCGAATGATCCGTTTCCTGTCATGTCGCGCGCTTTGGGGATCCAAATTCCGCTGGTTTTTACCCATCATCATTATGAGACAGCCCAAGAGCTGAAAACCTACCGGCGGGTGATTTTTCCTTCCATGGCGATGATGGAAACGGCGGTAAAGGAAAGCGGCTATCCGGAAAATCAAGCGCGGAGAGTATTAAACCCCGTCCACTCGGTTTTTTTAAGCGGAGACGTTCCTTCCGATGAAGAACGGTCGGGGATTCTGTTTGTGGGAACCATATATCTGCGGAAAGGGATCGATTTGCTGATAGACGCCTACCGTTTGGAAAAGAAATTGCACGCCGTTCCTTTGCACGTGTGCGGCTCAGGGAAAGACTTGCCGCTCGTGGAGAAGGCCATCCGGGAGGAGAAATTTCCGATCCTCTACGAAGGGCAATTATCCCAGGAGGAAATCTCGCAGAGGATGCGGAGGGTTCGTTTGGTCGTCCTTCCCAGCCGACTCGAATCGTTCCCCGGAGTATTGTCGGAAGCGGTCTGCTGCGGCACTCCGATTGTGGGCTGGGGACCGACCGTATTGGAATTGGATCGATTGCTAGGGATGCCGACCGGCATTCCCTTCGACGGACGAACCGAAACTTCGCAGATTCTATCCCAGAAAATTCTCTCCGCGTGGAACGGAGATATTTGCCACACCAAAAACCGACGGATGCTGGCGGAAGCCGCCCGCGCGAGCTTTTCCGATGCGGAGTTCCTTAAAGGGAATATGAGCGTGTATCGTGAACTTGTCCCATAA
- a CDS encoding methionine--tRNA ligase, with protein sequence MKNVLVAVAWPYANADIHVGNITGSYLPADVFARYHRLKGNRVLMVSGTDSHGTPITVRADSEKSTPEKVYQRYHRRFIDLFQKTGLTYDLFTSTHTENHFRVAQDFFRALKANEYLFRKKQSVMYSEKAKRFLPDRYVEGECYLCHYPNARGDQCDQCGNLLDATQLINPRSRTDGSTPVVRETEHFFLDLEGLSSEIRKYLASGKDHWRPNVLRFARNMIEEGLHGRPITRDLDWGIPLPEEGWEGKRLYVWFEAVIGYFSASVEWAHSRGEPEAWKDWWYKPDALTYYFIGKDNIPFHAVIWPAQLIGTRRLYAEEREGVLNLPTDVPANEFMNLEGRKISGSRNWAVWGLDAVERYGPDPVRYYLTVNMPETRDTDWDWADFLRRNNDELVATWGNLANRVLTFSYRNWEGCIPSPGELRAEDNELLAKAERTFGAVGGLYESVQLRAALAEAMALAGEANRYLDQQAPWFQIKTERAAAAKTIFTALRVIDSLKTLLAPVIPFSSEELHTGFGHSGRLFGTQKVEEHSDSLGTRPVLTYDPAGATGRWEPSRLAAGQPLAEPKPLFRKLLPEIVDQERARLGKPSA encoded by the coding sequence ATGAAAAACGTGCTCGTCGCCGTCGCCTGGCCGTACGCCAACGCCGACATCCATGTCGGAAACATCACCGGATCCTACCTGCCGGCCGACGTCTTCGCCCGCTACCACCGCTTGAAGGGCAACCGGGTGCTGATGGTTTCCGGAACCGACTCGCACGGAACGCCGATCACCGTCCGCGCCGACTCGGAGAAATCGACGCCGGAAAAGGTGTACCAACGCTACCACCGGCGGTTCATCGACCTTTTTCAAAAAACCGGCCTGACCTACGATCTGTTCACCAGCACCCACACGGAGAACCATTTCCGCGTGGCGCAGGATTTTTTCCGCGCGCTGAAAGCCAACGAATACCTCTTCCGGAAAAAGCAGTCGGTGATGTATTCCGAGAAGGCAAAGCGGTTTCTCCCGGACCGCTACGTGGAAGGCGAATGCTACCTCTGCCATTACCCGAACGCGCGCGGCGACCAGTGCGACCAGTGCGGAAACCTGCTTGACGCCACCCAGCTGATCAACCCGCGCAGCCGGACCGACGGCTCCACTCCGGTGGTGCGCGAAACCGAGCATTTCTTCCTGGATCTGGAAGGGCTGTCCTCCGAAATCCGCAAATACCTCGCCAGCGGGAAGGACCATTGGCGACCGAACGTCCTGCGCTTCGCGCGCAACATGATCGAGGAAGGCCTGCACGGGCGGCCGATCACGCGCGACCTGGATTGGGGCATTCCGCTTCCCGAGGAGGGCTGGGAAGGCAAACGCCTGTACGTCTGGTTCGAAGCGGTGATCGGATATTTTTCCGCCTCGGTGGAATGGGCGCACAGCCGTGGCGAGCCGGAAGCCTGGAAGGACTGGTGGTACAAGCCGGATGCGCTGACCTACTACTTCATCGGCAAAGACAACATCCCGTTCCACGCGGTGATCTGGCCGGCGCAGTTGATCGGCACCCGGCGGCTCTACGCCGAAGAGCGGGAGGGGGTTCTGAACCTTCCCACCGACGTCCCCGCCAACGAATTCATGAACCTGGAGGGCAGGAAAATCAGCGGCTCGCGCAACTGGGCCGTCTGGGGTCTGGACGCGGTTGAACGCTACGGTCCGGACCCGGTGCGCTATTACCTGACGGTCAACATGCCGGAAACGCGCGACACCGATTGGGATTGGGCGGATTTCCTGCGCCGCAACAACGACGAACTTGTGGCCACCTGGGGCAACCTTGCCAACCGCGTGCTGACTTTTTCCTACCGCAACTGGGAGGGATGCATCCCCTCTCCGGGCGAGCTGCGCGCCGAAGACAACGAATTGCTGGCCAAGGCCGAGCGGACCTTCGGCGCGGTCGGCGGGTTGTATGAATCGGTCCAACTGCGCGCGGCCCTGGCCGAGGCGATGGCGCTGGCCGGCGAGGCCAACCGCTACCTCGACCAGCAGGCGCCCTGGTTCCAGATCAAAACCGAACGCGCCGCGGCCGCAAAGACGATCTTCACCGCGTTGCGGGTCATCGATTCACTTAAAACCCTGCTGGCTCCGGTGATCCCGTTTTCCTCCGAGGAACTTCATACCGGCTTCGGACATTCCGGCCGGTTGTTCGGAACGCAGAAGGTCGAGGAGCATTCGGATTCGCTCGGCACGCGGCCGGTGCTGACCTACGATCCGGCGGGAGCCACAGGCCGTTGGGAGCCGAGCCGGCTTGCGGCCGGACAACCGCTTGCCGAGCCGAAACCCCTGTTCCGCAAACTCCTGCCGGAAATCGTCGACCAGGAGCGCGCCCGGCTGGGAAAACCCTCGGCCTGA
- a CDS encoding glycosyltransferase — protein MALELSGYLQKSGHEVALYPWPEWLWGEPVRFGVAPGVSLLVYAPMAIPDRNRLVQNWKAVSGGKWIGAGKRSAGIDLWFLTGFQNALREFRPQILHCHYSKPGLPELLRLLNPKIPIVLTFQPPRTNFDWKMYDRIIVLRRAPKEDLRLPSGYPEAKIRIIDIPNMQSYSSHGERALRQSDSSFQNFGKENVRIYNELVSAPRTLAQ, from the coding sequence ATGGCGCTTGAGCTGAGCGGTTATCTCCAGAAAAGCGGTCATGAGGTTGCCCTTTACCCTTGGCCGGAGTGGTTGTGGGGGGAGCCGGTCCGTTTTGGCGTCGCTCCGGGGGTTTCCCTCCTTGTGTATGCGCCGATGGCGATCCCAGACAGAAATCGGCTGGTGCAAAATTGGAAAGCTGTGTCCGGGGGAAAATGGATTGGCGCCGGAAAAAGATCGGCAGGGATAGATCTTTGGTTTTTAACCGGTTTTCAAAACGCCTTACGAGAATTCCGACCGCAGATCCTTCACTGCCATTACAGCAAGCCGGGGCTTCCTGAATTGTTGCGTCTGTTGAATCCCAAGATCCCCATCGTACTGACTTTCCAACCTCCCAGGACAAATTTCGATTGGAAAATGTACGATCGGATCATCGTCCTACGTAGAGCCCCGAAAGAAGACCTCAGATTGCCTTCCGGGTATCCGGAAGCAAAGATAAGAATTATTGATATTCCCAACATGCAATCATATTCTTCCCACGGGGAAAGAGCCTTGAGGCAAAGCGATTCTTCATTCCAAAATTTTGGAAAGGAGAACGTGCGGATATACAACGAATTGGTATCCGCACCCCGGACTCTCGCCCAATGA
- a CDS encoding DUF1801 domain-containing protein: protein MKPGEPIPQDIETYVRAFPPDVQAVLRKIRAAIRKAAPDGREAIKYQLPTFTLFGRNLVHYGAFRRHIGFYPTPSGTSEFRKELLPYPVSKGAVQFPLDKPIPFGLIEKIVRFRVKEERERADRKTKKGRGRTPNLSS from the coding sequence ATGAAACCCGGTGAGCCGATCCCGCAGGATATAGAAACCTACGTCCGCGCTTTTCCTCCGGATGTACAAGCCGTCCTTCGAAAGATCCGGGCCGCCATCCGCAAAGCCGCGCCGGACGGGAGGGAGGCTATCAAATACCAGCTGCCGACTTTTACGCTTTTTGGAAGGAATCTGGTTCACTACGGCGCCTTCCGGCGCCATATCGGATTCTATCCGACGCCGAGCGGCACGTCGGAATTCCGGAAGGAGCTTTTGCCGTATCCGGTATCCAAAGGGGCCGTCCAATTCCCGCTGGATAAGCCGATCCCGTTCGGCCTAATCGAAAAAATCGTCCGGTTTCGGGTAAAGGAAGAACGGGAAAGGGCGGATCGGAAGACCAAAAAAGGCAGAGGCCGAACCCCGAATCTTTCCTCCTGA